In Sphingobacterium thalpophilum, a genomic segment contains:
- a CDS encoding HNH endonuclease signature motif containing protein: MTKKARTNIPQIAKVKATLQKEINSMCPFCSNEEVGHFEIHHIDEDPSNNDVINLLLLCPICHSKITKGDISNIEVYKKKLLLLSDSSSNKQNAGRNVTFNNNVENAVVGDNNTISIKQTKKTVKQKYPEGCIGFDSVKANYVGHLLKRYNVYKEYEVGKGNVNYAVFSSHLKKQYKIPPTRTIYNLPIEKFYNLVDYIQQRIDSTKLAKVKGRGHKNYSTFLEYANEQA, translated from the coding sequence ATGACAAAAAAAGCGAGAACAAATATTCCGCAAATAGCTAAAGTAAAAGCAACTCTACAAAAGGAAATAAATTCGATGTGTCCTTTTTGTAGTAATGAAGAGGTGGGGCATTTTGAAATCCACCATATTGATGAAGACCCTTCAAATAATGATGTTATAAATTTGCTTTTGCTCTGTCCTATCTGTCACTCCAAAATTACCAAAGGGGATATTTCAAATATTGAGGTCTATAAGAAAAAGCTCTTGTTACTGTCTGATTCTTCATCTAATAAACAAAATGCTGGTAGAAATGTCACCTTCAACAATAATGTTGAAAATGCAGTTGTTGGAGACAATAATACTATTTCGATAAAACAGACTAAGAAGACGGTTAAACAAAAATATCCGGAAGGTTGTATTGGGTTTGATTCTGTAAAGGCAAATTATGTAGGTCATTTGCTAAAGCGATATAATGTATACAAAGAATACGAGGTCGGAAAGGGAAATGTGAATTATGCAGTGTTTTCTTCACACTTAAAAAAACAGTATAAAATACCACCAACAAGGACTATATATAATTTGCCGATAGAAAAGTTCTATAATTTGGTAGACTATATTCAACAAAGGATTGACAGTACTAAGCTGGCAAAGGTCAAAGGTAGAGGGCATAAAAACTACTCAACATTTTTGGAGTATGCAAACGAACAAGCGTAA
- a CDS encoding heavy metal translocating P-type ATPase — protein sequence MKNIYKFIVVLSIALVALVMEFILKEPYYSKILITATGILMSIVLLKGMIDVLRSGNFGVDILAISAIAATLAVGNYWAALIILIMITGGDSLEDYAQKKARKDLKSLLDNTPRIAHKKTGNDLDDVPVEDIKIGDIIIVKPKEIIPVDGILLSSEVLLDESSLTGESKPVNKTKGNGLWSGSVNGSGAITIQVSKLAKESQYQQLVQLVHNSEKEPSHFVRMADRYALPFTIVAFLIAGIAYLITKDPNRIAEVLVVASPCPLILAAPIALIAGMSRSSRNGVVIKSGTVIEKLDRMKAIAFDKTGTLTKGDLTLDDIIPENPYSKDELIDFVASVEQQSSHVLAVSVMKYIGDKTILLATDLKEIEGNGIQGKVDGKLVKVGKLSFVTAEPIQIKTEKTSLFVSVNDKYVGEITFIDEVRPEARQTIAQLLKMGIQKIMMISGDKQSISENIAKEIGITEVHGGCLPQDKLKILKSMPDEFRPVVMVGDGVNDAPSLTVADVGIAMGAKGSSAASDSADVVILRDNLQKVSDTILISKETMKIARQSVFIGIAVCTVLMLIAAFGVLPALIGAGLQEVVDLISITSALRALKDRT from the coding sequence ATGAAAAATATATATAAATTCATTGTCGTTCTCAGCATTGCCTTAGTGGCACTTGTTATGGAATTTATTCTAAAAGAACCCTATTATTCTAAAATCTTAATTACGGCAACCGGCATTTTGATGTCTATTGTTCTTCTGAAAGGAATGATCGACGTGCTTCGTTCCGGGAATTTTGGCGTGGATATTTTGGCGATTTCTGCCATTGCTGCAACCTTAGCTGTTGGTAATTATTGGGCGGCACTCATTATCCTCATTATGATTACCGGAGGTGATTCGTTGGAAGATTATGCCCAGAAAAAAGCCCGGAAAGATTTAAAATCATTGCTTGATAATACACCCCGAATTGCTCATAAAAAAACAGGAAACGATTTAGATGACGTTCCTGTGGAGGATATTAAAATCGGTGACATCATCATCGTAAAACCCAAGGAAATTATTCCCGTGGACGGAATTTTACTGAGTTCAGAGGTGCTGCTGGACGAATCTTCGCTCACGGGCGAATCCAAACCCGTCAACAAAACCAAAGGCAACGGCTTATGGTCGGGTTCGGTGAATGGTTCGGGAGCCATTACCATTCAGGTTTCCAAACTCGCCAAAGAAAGCCAGTACCAGCAACTCGTGCAATTGGTGCATAATTCCGAAAAAGAGCCGTCACATTTTGTGCGAATGGCGGATCGGTACGCTTTGCCTTTTACCATCGTTGCTTTTTTAATTGCCGGAATTGCTTATTTGATTACCAAAGATCCCAACCGCATTGCCGAAGTGTTGGTGGTGGCTTCGCCCTGCCCGCTGATTCTGGCGGCTCCCATTGCCCTGATAGCTGGAATGAGCCGTTCCAGCAGAAATGGGGTGGTGATAAAATCCGGGACTGTCATCGAAAAACTGGACAGAATGAAAGCCATCGCCTTCGATAAAACCGGAACTTTAACCAAAGGCGATCTTACTTTGGACGACATTATCCCGGAAAATCCTTATTCGAAAGACGAACTGATTGATTTTGTAGCCAGCGTGGAACAGCAATCTTCCCACGTTTTGGCGGTTTCGGTGATGAAATATATCGGCGATAAAACGATTCTTCTGGCAACAGATTTAAAGGAAATAGAAGGAAATGGTATTCAAGGAAAAGTTGATGGCAAACTGGTGAAAGTAGGTAAACTGAGTTTTGTAACGGCTGAACCCATTCAAATTAAAACGGAAAAAACCTCGTTGTTTGTTTCGGTGAATGACAAATATGTTGGGGAAATCACCTTTATCGATGAGGTGCGTCCCGAAGCCCGGCAAACCATTGCCCAATTACTAAAAATGGGTATCCAAAAAATTATGATGATTTCCGGCGATAAACAAAGTATTTCTGAAAACATTGCCAAAGAAATTGGCATTACGGAAGTGCACGGTGGCTGTTTGCCTCAAGACAAACTAAAAATCCTGAAAAGTATGCCCGACGAATTTCGCCCGGTTGTAATGGTGGGTGATGGCGTGAACGATGCACCGTCGTTAACCGTTGCCGATGTAGGCATTGCGATGGGTGCTAAAGGATCGAGTGCCGCCAGCGATTCGGCTGATGTGGTGATTTTAAGAGACAATCTGCAAAAAGTGAGTGATACTATTCTCATTTCCAAAGAAACGATGAAGATTGCCCGTCAATCCGTTTTCATTGGCATTGCCGTTTGTACCGTGCTGATGCTGATTGCAGCCTTCGGTGTTTTACCGGCATTGATTGGTGCAGGATTGCAGGAAGTGGTGGATCTGATTTCCATTACCTCGGCATTAAGGGCTTTGAAGGACAGAACGTAA
- a CDS encoding phosphatase PAP2 family protein: MKRVIVLILLCLSQWSVAQSGLQNIAQKPASDSVSVYQFKYKKLIVPSVFIGYGILSLTSDDLKQLNNSTRYEIGEHQPDKSKLDNYAQYLPAALVYGLNAIGLEGKHNLKDRSIILGTSLLISSAVVLPAKHLVKEERPDGSNALSFPSGHTTFAFATAQFMFREYQDENIWLSLTGYPIAVFTGVYRILNDKHWVGDVVAGAGIGILSTEVAYWLFPKVSQLFSINHTENSALVYPFYQSKTMGLGLSLNF; encoded by the coding sequence ATGAAGAGGGTTATTGTATTAATCCTGTTGTGCTTATCCCAATGGAGTGTGGCTCAAAGTGGGTTGCAGAACATTGCCCAAAAGCCGGCATCAGATTCTGTATCGGTATATCAATTCAAATATAAAAAGCTGATAGTACCATCTGTTTTTATTGGATATGGAATCCTAAGTCTGACTTCTGATGACCTGAAACAGTTGAACAACTCCACCAGATATGAAATTGGTGAGCATCAGCCGGATAAATCAAAACTGGATAATTATGCCCAATATTTACCGGCAGCATTGGTTTATGGATTAAATGCTATCGGACTTGAAGGAAAACATAATTTGAAAGACCGAAGTATTATTTTAGGCACATCACTGTTGATTTCAAGTGCTGTCGTATTACCTGCCAAGCATTTGGTAAAAGAAGAGCGACCCGATGGTTCCAATGCACTGTCATTTCCGTCCGGACACACGACGTTTGCCTTTGCAACTGCCCAGTTTATGTTTCGGGAATATCAGGATGAAAATATTTGGTTAAGTTTGACTGGTTATCCTATTGCTGTTTTTACGGGAGTTTATCGGATTTTGAATGATAAACATTGGGTGGGTGATGTGGTTGCAGGTGCCGGTATTGGTATTCTCTCCACAGAAGTTGCTTATTGGCTGTTCCCGAAAGTCAGTCAACTATTTTCAATAAATCATACCGAAAACAGTGCTCTTGTATATCCGTTTTATCAAAGTAAAACAATGGGATTAGGTTTGTCTCTAAACTTTTGA
- a CDS encoding heme-binding domain-containing protein: MKIIKTIIPLLLILLIGIQFFGVTPNTSAIVPESAIENHYSIPSNVQQILKTSCYDCHSNNTVYPSYNKLQPIKWWLAEHIADGKKHLNFDEFNAYATDQKLRKLAEIEETVNAGEMPLKSYTLIHNNAKLSDEQKQQLRDWVIATKKVINRKAINR, translated from the coding sequence ATGAAAATTATAAAAACAATCATTCCCCTATTACTGATTTTGCTGATTGGCATCCAGTTCTTTGGGGTAACGCCCAATACTTCTGCAATAGTGCCTGAAAGTGCCATAGAAAACCATTACAGCATTCCCTCAAATGTGCAGCAAATCCTGAAAACCAGTTGTTACGACTGCCATTCCAATAACACGGTTTATCCATCTTACAACAAGTTGCAACCCATCAAATGGTGGCTGGCAGAACATATCGCGGATGGAAAAAAACATCTGAATTTTGATGAATTTAATGCATATGCTACAGATCAGAAATTACGTAAGCTGGCTGAGATTGAGGAAACCGTAAATGCAGGAGAAATGCCATTGAAAAGTTATACCCTTATCCATAACAATGCAAAATTGTCGGATGAGCAGAAGCAGCAACTCCGGGATTGGGTCATTGCCACAAAAAAGGTAATCAATCGTAAAGCTATTAACCGATGA
- a CDS encoding efflux RND transporter periplasmic adaptor subunit, with protein MKILKLYGSYFLVLIVLLSAVQCQQKQETTATKTANPKDENTVIFTDAQLHNTPIETAELSMQHISTVLKLNGKIDVPPQNLVSVSTPLGGYLKSTRLLPGMKVVKAQVIAVIENPQFVQLQQDYLMAKSKYHFAQLDYNRQNKLNQSQASSDKVMQQAQSIMSDQQILMNSIAQQLKLVNINPAKISAGNIQQSVPVYSTINGFVSKVNVNVGKYVTSSDVLFELINPSDIHLNLKVYEKDLEMLKTGQQIVAYTNVDPSKKYAGEILLTSKDLDGSGIADVHCHFEKYDPALIPGMYMNAEVETENSFANAIPEESVVDFEGKNFVFVEAGKQSWKMMPVTLGISENSYVEILNFSDFKGKKIVTKNAYTLLMKLKNTSEDED; from the coding sequence ATGAAAATATTAAAATTATACGGTTCTTATTTTTTGGTCTTGATAGTACTGCTTTCCGCAGTTCAATGTCAACAAAAACAAGAAACCACCGCCACCAAAACTGCAAATCCGAAAGACGAAAACACGGTTATTTTCACCGATGCACAGTTACACAATACCCCCATTGAAACCGCGGAACTGTCGATGCAGCATATTTCCACCGTATTGAAACTCAACGGTAAAATTGATGTACCACCGCAAAATCTGGTTTCCGTAAGTACACCGCTGGGCGGCTATCTGAAAAGCACCCGCCTTTTGCCAGGAATGAAAGTAGTTAAAGCTCAGGTAATTGCCGTTATTGAAAATCCGCAGTTTGTACAGTTGCAGCAGGATTATCTGATGGCAAAATCCAAATACCACTTTGCCCAACTGGATTATAACCGACAAAATAAGCTCAACCAAAGCCAGGCAAGTAGTGATAAAGTGATGCAGCAGGCACAATCCATTATGAGCGATCAGCAAATTCTGATGAATTCCATTGCCCAGCAACTGAAGTTGGTCAACATAAATCCGGCTAAGATATCTGCCGGAAATATTCAGCAGAGCGTACCTGTCTATAGTACCATCAACGGTTTTGTGAGCAAGGTGAATGTGAATGTAGGCAAATATGTAACGTCTTCGGATGTGCTGTTTGAACTCATCAATCCTTCTGATATTCACCTCAATTTAAAAGTGTATGAAAAGGATTTGGAAATGCTGAAAACCGGGCAACAGATTGTGGCTTATACCAATGTAGATCCTTCAAAAAAATATGCTGGTGAAATTTTGCTGACGAGTAAAGATTTGGACGGAAGTGGCATTGCCGATGTGCATTGTCATTTTGAAAAATACGATCCGGCACTCATTCCCGGAATGTATATGAATGCCGAAGTGGAAACCGAAAATTCCTTTGCCAACGCCATTCCCGAAGAAAGTGTAGTGGATTTTGAAGGGAAAAATTTTGTTTTTGTAGAAGCCGGAAAACAAAGCTGGAAGATGATGCCGGTCACGTTAGGAATTTCTGAAAATAGCTATGTTGAGATCCTCAACTTTTCTGATTTCAAAGGCAAGAAAATCGTAACCAAAAATGCTTATACTTTATTGATGAAGCTGAAGAACACAAGCGAAGATGAAGATTAA
- a CDS encoding CusA/CzcA family heavy metal efflux RND transporter, whose product MLTKIIEFSVKNKLIIALLVLGLIGIGSYQVSKLPIDAVPDITNNQVQVITIAPSFGATDIERLVTFPIEQANSNISGLKEIRSFSRFGLSLVTIVFDDGIDVYWARQQVAERLQQVQNEIPQGIGTPQLGPISTGLGEIYQYVVRPKKGFEQKYDVTELRTIQDWIVRRQLLQVKGVAEVSSFGGKLKQYEIAVNPNRLNAYGITINDVFDALNANNQNTGGAYIEKGPTVLYIRSEGLVGNIEDIQNISITNKNNDVPLFIRDVADVKIGYATRYGAMTYNDQGEVSGAVVMMLKGANSSQVIKDVKAKVAQIQKTLPEGVVIEPFLDRTKMVNNAISTVERNLLEGALIVVFVLVLFLGNFRAGLLVASVIPLAMLFAICMMNLFGVSGNLMSLGALDFGLIIDGAVIIVEAVLHQLSLNPKFKSLLKIPSNDMDSVVTESAGRMMNSAVFGQIIIFIVYIPILTLQGIEGKMFRPMAETVAFALLGAFLLSLTYIPMMSSVLLKKRSLKPSWSDRVMKKVEALYLKTLLKVLRIPKTIFTIIGILFITAIILLSRMGGEFIPSLEEGDFAVDTRVLPGSNLTTTIESTQKAAHILKTRFPEVEKVVTKIGSGEVPTDPMPMDASDMMVILKDKKEWTSAKTFPELSEKMSKALEDVPGITVGFQYPVAMRFNELMTGARQDVVIKIFGDNLDSLVQNANQLGKIIETVKGTQNLYIEPVSGLPQVVVKYNRPLIAQYHLSVADVNRVINTAFAGQSTGLFFEGEKRFDMVVRLNASDRKNINDIQNLLVPTPAGNQIPLNQLATVDVVEGPNQIQRENAQRRIVVGFNIKDRDVQSIVEELQGKVDKQIKLPAGYSITYGGSFENLNNAKQRLMIAVPLALALIFVLLFMAFKSIKESLLIYSAIPLSVIGGVFMLNLRGMPFSISAAVGFIALFGVAVLNGIVLISEFNRLHKNGIRNIVRIVIDGGESRLRPVLMTAAVASLGFIPMAISTGAGAEVQRPLATVVIGGLILATLLTLFVLPLLYVNIENGFKMKKPKSKHVASVLLIFMLFSGIKMKAQTIISLDEAVQTALQNNRNLKNEKLRSDYAKALIKTSNADIPQTAVTADYGQINSPYNDMKFGISQSIAFPTVYQKQKNLHYEEWKKSQLNVSLKEFELKKAVSQSYFQMVYWKDKEKLLNETLQLYTQFLDKASLRLKAGESNILEKTTASNQKSAIEIQLKQVQQEIKTLQLQFSWLLNSETEYLPLENSRPVLLLQENASHPLLHVLEQQKTVAGKQTEVEKSRLLPGLQIGYNLNSFKGMGPDDKLYSATPQFHSVMVGVGIPIFSGGQKARIHASKVAESIAENDWHNTEFALEKKQQQLKKMYQTNLEIINRYETDELKNADIITKTAQQQFINGEINYLEFVMLINQAVLLKSNYADALLKLNESVVELNYITLQ is encoded by the coding sequence ATGCTTACAAAAATCATTGAGTTTTCTGTAAAGAACAAACTCATTATAGCATTATTGGTTCTTGGTTTAATCGGCATTGGCTCTTATCAGGTAAGCAAATTACCGATTGATGCTGTGCCGGACATTACCAATAATCAGGTGCAGGTTATTACAATCGCTCCGTCTTTTGGGGCAACCGATATCGAACGTCTGGTTACTTTCCCAATTGAACAGGCGAACTCCAATATTTCCGGACTCAAAGAAATCCGCAGTTTCTCCCGTTTCGGATTGTCCTTGGTTACCATTGTTTTTGATGATGGTATTGATGTGTATTGGGCAAGACAACAAGTGGCAGAGCGGCTGCAACAGGTTCAGAATGAAATTCCGCAAGGTATCGGAACACCGCAATTAGGGCCGATTTCTACCGGTTTGGGCGAAATCTATCAATATGTCGTTCGTCCTAAAAAAGGTTTTGAACAAAAATACGACGTTACGGAACTCCGTACCATTCAGGATTGGATTGTGCGTCGACAGCTACTTCAGGTCAAAGGCGTAGCGGAAGTCAGCAGTTTTGGCGGTAAATTGAAGCAATACGAGATTGCCGTGAATCCCAACCGACTCAATGCTTATGGCATTACCATCAATGATGTTTTTGATGCACTGAATGCCAATAATCAGAACACCGGCGGTGCTTATATCGAAAAAGGGCCAACTGTTCTCTACATCCGGAGCGAAGGTTTGGTGGGCAATATTGAGGATATTCAAAACATTTCCATTACAAACAAAAATAATGATGTACCATTGTTTATCCGCGATGTAGCCGATGTAAAAATTGGCTATGCCACCCGTTACGGAGCGATGACCTATAACGATCAGGGCGAAGTTTCCGGTGCGGTGGTAATGATGCTGAAAGGTGCCAACAGCAGTCAGGTCATCAAAGATGTAAAAGCCAAAGTGGCTCAAATCCAGAAAACCCTGCCCGAAGGCGTGGTGATAGAACCCTTTCTTGACCGTACCAAAATGGTGAATAATGCCATCAGCACGGTTGAGAGAAACCTTCTGGAAGGTGCTTTAATCGTGGTATTTGTCCTCGTTTTATTTCTCGGAAATTTCAGAGCCGGCTTACTCGTGGCTTCGGTGATTCCACTGGCAATGCTTTTTGCCATTTGTATGATGAACCTTTTCGGGGTGAGCGGCAATCTGATGAGTTTGGGTGCACTGGATTTTGGATTAATCATCGACGGAGCGGTCATTATTGTAGAAGCCGTCCTGCATCAGTTATCCCTCAATCCTAAGTTCAAGAGCCTGCTGAAAATTCCGTCCAATGATATGGATAGTGTAGTTACAGAATCTGCCGGAAGAATGATGAACAGTGCAGTTTTCGGACAAATTATCATCTTCATTGTGTACATTCCGATCCTAACATTGCAAGGGATTGAAGGGAAAATGTTCCGCCCGATGGCAGAAACGGTGGCGTTTGCATTATTAGGTGCATTTCTGCTTTCCCTAACCTACATTCCGATGATGAGTTCGGTTTTGTTGAAGAAAAGAAGTTTAAAACCTTCGTGGTCGGACAGGGTAATGAAGAAAGTAGAAGCGCTTTATTTGAAAACCTTGCTGAAAGTTTTACGCATTCCGAAAACCATTTTTACCATAATCGGGATATTGTTCATCACGGCAATAATTCTGCTAAGCAGAATGGGCGGCGAATTTATTCCGTCGTTGGAAGAAGGTGATTTTGCGGTGGATACCCGCGTTTTACCGGGCAGCAACCTTACCACCACGATTGAAAGTACGCAAAAAGCAGCCCATATCTTAAAAACCCGTTTCCCCGAAGTGGAAAAAGTGGTCACCAAGATAGGAAGTGGAGAAGTGCCTACCGATCCGATGCCAATGGATGCTTCGGATATGATGGTCATTCTGAAAGACAAAAAAGAATGGACTTCCGCCAAAACGTTTCCCGAATTATCAGAAAAAATGAGCAAAGCACTGGAAGATGTGCCCGGTATTACAGTTGGTTTTCAGTATCCGGTAGCGATGCGTTTTAATGAACTGATGACCGGTGCAAGACAGGATGTGGTCATCAAAATCTTTGGCGATAATCTGGATTCTTTGGTTCAAAATGCCAACCAACTCGGTAAAATCATTGAAACGGTAAAAGGTACACAAAACCTTTATATAGAACCGGTTTCCGGGCTTCCGCAGGTGGTGGTAAAATACAATCGTCCCCTGATTGCTCAGTATCATCTTTCTGTTGCAGATGTCAATCGGGTGATTAATACCGCTTTTGCCGGACAGAGTACAGGTTTGTTTTTTGAAGGCGAAAAACGCTTTGATATGGTAGTACGCCTGAATGCCAGTGACCGAAAAAACATCAATGATATTCAAAATCTATTGGTTCCAACACCTGCAGGCAATCAGATCCCGCTCAATCAGCTGGCAACCGTAGATGTGGTGGAAGGTCCCAATCAAATTCAACGTGAAAATGCACAACGCCGTATTGTCGTCGGCTTCAACATCAAAGACCGTGATGTGCAAAGCATTGTGGAAGAATTGCAGGGTAAAGTGGACAAACAGATTAAACTTCCGGCCGGCTATTCTATTACGTATGGCGGTTCTTTTGAAAATCTGAACAACGCCAAACAACGGTTGATGATTGCCGTTCCGCTGGCATTGGCATTGATATTTGTCCTGTTGTTTATGGCGTTCAAGTCGATTAAAGAAAGTCTTCTGATTTACAGCGCCATTCCGTTGTCGGTCATCGGAGGTGTATTTATGTTGAATTTACGCGGAATGCCTTTCAGCATCAGTGCTGCCGTTGGTTTTATCGCTCTTTTTGGCGTAGCGGTTTTGAACGGTATTGTATTGATTTCAGAATTTAACCGACTACATAAAAACGGCATTAGAAATATCGTCAGAATTGTGATTGATGGCGGCGAAAGCCGATTGCGTCCGGTGTTGATGACCGCAGCCGTTGCCTCCCTCGGCTTTATCCCGATGGCAATAAGCACAGGTGCTGGAGCAGAAGTGCAGCGACCTTTGGCGACCGTGGTAATTGGCGGACTGATATTGGCCACTTTGCTCACCCTTTTTGTCCTACCGCTTTTATATGTCAATATCGAAAATGGATTTAAAATGAAAAAACCAAAATCCAAACATGTCGCCTCTGTTCTGTTGATTTTTATGCTGTTTTCAGGAATAAAAATGAAGGCACAAACCATAATTTCTTTAGATGAAGCCGTGCAAACAGCGTTGCAAAACAATCGCAACCTGAAAAATGAAAAACTGCGTTCGGATTATGCCAAAGCATTGATTAAAACTTCTAATGCCGATATTCCGCAAACCGCAGTTACAGCAGATTACGGACAAATAAATAGTCCATACAACGACATGAAATTCGGGATTTCGCAGAGCATCGCTTTTCCGACTGTGTATCAGAAACAGAAAAATTTGCATTACGAAGAATGGAAAAAAAGCCAGTTGAATGTTTCGCTTAAAGAATTTGAACTGAAAAAAGCCGTCAGCCAAAGTTATTTCCAGATGGTGTATTGGAAAGATAAGGAAAAATTGCTGAATGAAACGTTGCAACTGTACACCCAATTTTTAGACAAAGCCAGTTTGCGTTTAAAAGCAGGAGAAAGCAATATTCTGGAAAAAACAACGGCTTCCAACCAAAAATCGGCGATTGAGATTCAGTTGAAACAAGTGCAGCAGGAAATAAAAACCTTGCAGTTGCAGTTCAGTTGGTTGCTCAATTCCGAAACGGAATATCTTCCTTTGGAAAATTCTAGACCGGTTCTTTTGCTTCAGGAAAATGCTTCGCATCCCTTGTTACATGTATTGGAACAGCAAAAAACGGTTGCCGGCAAACAAACCGAAGTGGAAAAATCCAGACTTCTTCCGGGTTTGCAAATCGGTTATAATCTCAATTCGTTCAAAGGTATGGGACCTGATGATAAACTGTATTCTGCTACACCACAGTTTCATTCGGTGATGGTAGGTGTTGGCATTCCAATATTTTCAGGCGGACAAAAGGCAAGAATTCACGCTTCTAAAGTGGCGGAAAGCATTGCGGAAAACGATTGGCATAATACTGAATTTGCATTAGAGAAAAAACAGCAACAGCTCAAGAAAATGTATCAAACGAATCTCGAAATAATCAACCGTTACGAAACTGATGAACTGAAAAATGCAGACATCATTACCAAAACAGCACAGCAACAATTCATTAACGGAGAAATCAATTATCTGGAATTTGTAATGCTCATCAATCAGGCAGTTTTGCTCAAAAGCAATTATGCAGATGCCCTATTGAAACTAAACGAAAGCGTTGTTGAACTGAATTATATCACGCTTCAGTAG
- a CDS encoding restriction endonuclease — protein MIFHESEIEFDRLDWKQFEELCYDILVKFNFHTMSWRQGGIDNGRDIEARRYITDSIVSPYEEKWFIECKRYSSGLSLDQIVEKINWARVEKADHFLLIVSSYITTSAREWLIKAQDTENFKIHIIEGKFLKHRLLLFPDLINKYFADDHVRLVRSLMRQWISHHILPSPKALYDLYENLDFGKLDYQELGFIWHAYFISQDALDQYYIDEDLIPIQSKENFPFDFLVPHLKIAQNWEYPVMKEFETEKFFGVMNPLGHACMEPKNYDDFCFSNIHYELSNGERIQVCLIKENKILEVRIGVGKKL, from the coding sequence ATGATATTCCATGAAAGTGAGATAGAATTTGACCGTTTGGACTGGAAACAGTTTGAAGAATTGTGTTATGATATTCTAGTTAAGTTTAACTTTCATACGATGTCTTGGAGACAGGGAGGAATAGACAACGGCAGAGATATTGAGGCGAGACGGTATATAACAGATTCTATTGTTTCTCCTTATGAAGAAAAATGGTTTATTGAATGCAAAAGATACAGTAGCGGATTATCCTTGGATCAAATCGTTGAGAAAATAAACTGGGCAAGGGTAGAAAAAGCAGACCATTTCTTACTTATCGTTTCTTCATATATTACGACATCAGCTCGTGAATGGCTGATAAAAGCTCAGGATACAGAAAATTTCAAGATTCATATTATTGAAGGGAAGTTTCTAAAACACAGACTGTTGCTTTTCCCAGATCTAATTAATAAATATTTTGCGGATGATCATGTGAGGCTTGTTAGAAGCTTGATGAGACAGTGGATATCTCACCACATTTTGCCAAGCCCAAAAGCACTATATGATCTATATGAAAATTTAGATTTTGGCAAATTGGATTATCAGGAACTAGGATTTATTTGGCATGCTTATTTCATCTCTCAAGATGCTTTGGATCAGTATTACATAGATGAAGACTTAATACCAATACAATCAAAAGAGAATTTTCCATTTGATTTTTTGGTACCACATCTTAAAATTGCTCAAAACTGGGAGTATCCGGTTATGAAAGAATTTGAGACAGAGAAATTTTTTGGTGTAATGAATCCTCTTGGGCATGCATGTATGGAACCAAAGAACTATGACGATTTCTGTTTCTCAAATATCCATTATGAACTATCAAACGGCGAAAGGATTCAAGTCTGTTTAATAAAAGAGAATAAAATATTAGAGGTAAGGATTGGAGTAGGAAAAAAACTTTAA